A single genomic interval of Prionailurus viverrinus isolate Anna chromosome A2, UM_Priviv_1.0, whole genome shotgun sequence harbors:
- the LOC125153429 gene encoding ral guanine nucleotide dissociation stimulator-like, which produces MFSGRSHKSHMPQMEDKLNESPCSTSLKERRKPHAIRTKPRWLRGMNISPMPDNENREEGTMEGGWMLLEQRVEHLVPAFLGRDPSYLFTFLRTYRTFATTQQVLEILFMRYGCFHSEAEEDGGPREQEKLAISSILGTWLDHYPEDFFRPPDFTSLKLLRAYVGVHMPGSELQRRARLLYSWRKHPMAPAPEPRSDVPQERAPAISVVPTAASRPRLPEATSSPGAQRVRESETLTAVSPPGQEVLPALADSQELEEPPAPLVAPEHEQPPAPAGRVTEGLEQPPPAAEQPASAPQQRLMSAAAPKDEFPDLVIAFFVISVVLMEVFTVLIY; this is translated from the exons AGCCACATGCCACAGATGGAGGACAAGCTGAATGAGAGCCCCTGCTCTACTTccctgaaggaaagaaggaagccccATGCCATCAGGACGAAGCCCCGCTGGCTCAGG GGTATGAACATCTCACCCATGCCCGACAATGAGAACCGTGAGGAAGGGACCATGGAAGGAGGCTGGATGCTACTGGAACAGCGAGTGGAGCACCTGGTACCTGCTTTCCTGGGTAGAGACCCCTCCTACCTCTTCACATTCTTGAGAACATACAGAACATTTGCTACCACCCAGCAGGTCCTGGAAATACTGTTTATGAG ATACGGATGCTTCCATTCAGAGGCTGAGGAGGATGGCGGACCCCGGGAGCAGGAGAAACT GGCCATCTCCTCcatcctgggcacctggctggatcactACCCCGAGGACTTTTTCCGGCCTCCAGACTTCACCAGCTTGAAGTTGCTGCGGGCATATGTAGGGGTACACATGCCGGGCTCCGAGCTGCAGCGCCGCGCCCGCCTTCTCTACTCATGGCGGAAACACC CCATGGCACCAGCTCCAGAGCCACGTTCAGACGTCCCTCAGGAGCGAGCCCCCGCTATCTCCGTGGTACCCACTGCAGCCTCACGGCCCAGGCTGCCTGAAGCCACTAGTTCTCCTGGAGCTCAGCGTGTACGAGAATCGGAGACCCTGACTGCAGTGTCCCCACCAGGGCAGGAAGTACTCCCAGCTCTGGCCGACAGTCAGGAGCTGGAAGAACCACCTGCCCCTTTGGTGGCCCCGGAGCAtgagcagcccccagccccagccggcAGGGTCACAGAAGGGCTGGAACAACCACCTCCTGCAGCTGAGCAACCAGCCTCAGCTCCCCAACAGCGGCTCATGTCCGCTGCAGCCCCAAAGGATGAATTCCCTGACCTTGTCATTGCATTCTTTGTCATTTCTGTAGTTCTTATGGAGGTATTTACTGTCCTTATAtattag